GGACATCAATTGAACTCGATCTAGAATTTATTTGAAGTATTGAGAGATGAAACATCAATTCTGATCTAGAATTAATGCGCATAACTATAGTAGGATAGAGATATACCTACGGATTTGTGTATGACATATAGGTTGTAATCCTTCATCATTCgattaaattagggtttggatTGAGAAATTAAACTCACTTTAATTGAATAGGCTTTCTTGATTCGAGAGAATACTAAAGCACTTTTGAATACCGTCATTGAATCACATCAATTCCATAGATGACAATGTATCTTATGATTAAGTGAAATCCCGAAACTCTAGTGTTCTTCgccattaatttatctttacatCTTAATTTATGTCGTTCTATTTACTTTAGTTAATTAgcttaaacaaattcaattcaaatttataattctcttagctataattaatacaaataatCGTTTATTTGTTGTCTCTGTGGATACGACCTTGTTTGCTACGATTACATTCTGTATACTTGCAGGAGTTGCATTTTTAGCtatcaagtttttggcgccgttgccggggacaacgttgtttttaactattattttattaattctagTCTTTAATTTTAGTCTTATTCTTTCAATTCTCTTTGTCATTGTTGGCAATTTTACTCGCCAACTCGTAgtaaatccggaagtcggatgtcgTACCACGAGGACAaaaggtttaaagtgaatgagaTATGGTCTTGATTTTTAATTTGGAAAGCGATAAAAGAGAGTTTTTTTAGGAATCAAATTATTTAGATCACAACACTAATTAACTAACAActaatttaacaattataaaagaCTAAACGATCACCAATTAACGGGAATTCAAATGATAAAAGGGGTTTGAAGGTCGACAATCcacctaggtcatgcaatcTCGGGATTCGGGTCTAGGGTCATAAAACGAGGACCGAGTGTTTCTaaatcgcaactcccgctctcttgagtctcaaagagctacaaaacTGCAACAATTTtaagcttaacctactctcgtagcactaaacacaattagagCAATTGCAATAAACACAATTCAAAGGCCCCTTAATTACTAACTcactctcatggtgtcactAATTAAGCATCAAATTAACTCTTTCCAATTAACAAACTCTCTCTCAAGATGAATCTTAATCTaataacaatacttaggtagctagTTTAAGTAAGCCTTAGAAGCATTAATTAGAACATCAATACAcacccaaaccctaacccaatcattCATTAAATAGGATTCAtgtcaacccccaaacaaggggttttAGCTACTCATAACTAAAGCAATAACCACAagcattaaataaaaacaatcaaacattaaGTGTAGAGAATTAGTTACCTTTGTAGTAACCCAAGTAAATAACATTCAATATAAAGATAACACTTCAAtggtaataaaataaaactcaaatcttcaattaaaaagattcaatttaatgtcaacAATGGAGTAATGAACTATAAAGAAGATGGCTCAAAGCCCTAAAAATGCTAGACAGAGAGAATCATAAAAACTAACTTCCTCAAATTGTTGTAGAGAATGATTGATAACCTAAAAGAGAGATAAAGATGTTTATATAGTACAtctcaaaaaggaaataaaaagacACCTAATACAAGAGTGTTTGGCCAAATAGGGAACTGGTCCAGATCGTGACCCTCAGGTCCAGATCGTGACCTTCCTTAGAGCATTTCTCTCGGTACATTTTTCATGCCTGGTTTAGATCGTGACCCTCAAGGTCCAGATCGTGACCTCCTTTAAAAAGCCTCTTCGCCGCTTTCTTGCTCCAAGACTTTGCCAAATCGATTATTTGCCGGTTCTTTCCGCTTTTTAGGCCAAATAGTCTCCATTATGCTCTAATCCTCCCGAAATGCATACTCATGCGATAAGACGCCAAAATTCCTTAAAAAACGTGCTAAAATATGTCAAAACGTAATGGAAACGACTCTagatataggagtattttactcctatcagtcATCTTCAGGATTTGAATGCTATTGAGACGATAAAAAAGTCTAAATAACGAAGAAATACTTGAGCTGAACCCAGAGATTGAACGAACGTGCCGTGCAAATAAAGCAGGAAGAAGACAAGAAACAGCTGAAAACATGAACAGACTAGTTAATCCCAATCAAGCGCAAAGGCTACCTGATATTCAACGGCCAACGGTTACCGCAAACCCGTCATGTATCCGTTTGAGTGAAGCAGCAAGGAACTTTGAGTTCAAAACTTTCCATCTCAATATGCTGCCTCAGTTTAATGGAACGGCTACTGAAGACTCAGTCGCCTTTATCAGAGATTTCTATGGTATTGTGCAAACTTTACCGCTGAACAATCTCAATGAGGATGAGCTAAGGACGAGGTGTTTCCCTCATTGTTTGAAAGGAGATGCGAGATAGTGGCTATTGAACCATCCATAAGGCGTTTTTCGCACATGGGAGGATGTGTATAATGAATTTATGCTGAGGTTCTACTCACCTCAAAAGACCATGGATCTGAGGGCAAAAATTTGCAACTTTGTGCAACGAGATCCAGAATTGTTTCATGAAGCATGGGAAAGGTTTAAGCTGCTCTTGACTCAATGCCCTAATCACCAAGTGCCAGAAAATTTGCTGACTCAGTTTTTCTATGATGGCCTAAACGTTACTTGTCAAACGCTAGTTGACACAGCTTCTGGAGGTTATTATGGAGATACTACAGATGCAGATCTCATGAAAATCTATGAGAAGTTAGCAATGAATTCAAGGCAGAAGGCAATCAGAGGAAAAATGGCAGAAGTATATGAAATCAATTCTCATTCTGATCTGTCAGCACAAATGGTTGATTTAACCAAGCAAGTCAAGATGCTTGTGGACAGAGATACTTCTAATCAAGAGTCATGTGCCTTTTGTGGGATGTTTGGACACAATGCAAATGTGTGCGCAAACGTTGGATCTACACCACCAAACTGTGAGGAAGCAAATTTTATGGGAGCCTTCCAGGGGAGACAAGTCAAGAATGATCCTTTCTCAAACACTTATAATCCTGGATGGCGCAACCACCCAAATTTGTCATGGAGGGATCAAGGAGCGAATAAGCAAGCACCACCTCCGAGATTTCAATAGCAGAATAATCCAGACAGGAAACCTTCGGCGGAAGAGATGTTATCTCAGTTTTTAGCGACTCAAGATACCACTATTAAGAAGATGGATGCGAAAATTGACCAGTTGGCACAGTCAAGTCAAGCATCAATTCACAAATTAGAGTTGCAGCTGGGCTAATTGGCACGAACTGCAGCTGAACGTGAACAAGGCAAACTCCCTAGTAATACTGAGAATAATCCAAGAGAGGGGGTTATGGCCATTAGTCTAAGGAGCGGAACTCAGGTGGGAGATGGAAGCAAAGGCAGGAAAGTAATTGAGATTGTCGACGACGGAGACAACAAGGAAGAGAGTGAGCACAATGCAAAGCAAGGGAATGATCTTGATAAGGAAGTGGTGGCTGATCCTTCAGTCACCTTATGTTCCACCTATTCCATATCCACAAAGTCTTAAGAAGAAAACTACTAACAATAATTTTCAGCACTTTCTTAATGCCTTTAAAAAGATTGAGCTTAACATTCCTATTTTACAGGCCCTTGCTAAGATGCCTTCCTATGCCAAGTTCTTAAAAGAACTAGTTTCCAACAAGAGCAAGCTAGAGGAGTACGCCACTGTAGCTTTAACCGAAGAATGTAGTGCCATACTTCAAAAGAAGCTACCACATAAACTTAAGGACCCATGGAGTTTTTCTATCCCTTGTGTTATTAGTGATACTACTATCTCTAAATGTTTGTGTGATCTTGGTGCTAGTGTGAATATTATGCCTGCATCCCTTTATAAGAAACTTGGTATAAAAGAAATGAAACCCACGACTGTGTCTCTACAATTGGTTGATCGATTAATTAAATACCATTTAGGCATTGTAGAAGACTTATTTGTGCAAGTGGGGAAGTTTTATTTTCCTGCATATTTTCTTGTCTTAGAAATAGAGgatgaaaatgatttatttatgattttaggtAGACCATTTTTAGCTACATGAGGTGTGTTGATTGATGCTGTTAATGGTAAGCTTACCTTTAGGATGGGGAGTGAAAAAGAAGAATTTAATATTCTTAAAGCCATGAAACACCCATCATTTGATGATTCTTGTTTTAATGTCGATATTATTGACCATGTTGTTTCACATATTGTTGAACAGGAATCGTTCAAGGAGCCATTAGAAGCATATCAATGAGTCTAGCTAAAGACGTTAAACAAAACGCTAATTGGGAGGCAACCCAATATTTTCTTttgcaattttattttctttatcttttgttTAATGATTGTCGttgtttagttattttttttgcaGTGTCGTAGCGGGTTACAATACTCTTTCTCCTTTTATTTAGTGGCAGCAATACATCAGTAGCATAAAGGAACTCTCGCAGTTAATACGTCACAAGTCAGGGGAGTTTTATGTTTTCTAATTGCTTgcatttattttcatttattctGCATCTTGAGGGCAATCTGTGAATTAATTGTGGGGGAAGAGTCAATTTGGCATTAtgcttttgtttgatttttaagaTAGTTTTTAGCTTGTCCTTCaaattgtttttagttgtacGTTCTTTGATGAGTCGATTACCCTTAAATTATCACTAGAGTCAAGTGATCAATTATCACTTATTGAATTGTTTTGCAATTACCAACTTAGGTTATCTTTGATTAATAGCTAGTGCGATGGTTTAATGACTTGAAATTGTTGTTTTTATTGAAATTGGTTGATTTCTAAAACTTTATTTAACTAACGAACCTTTGTAAATCTCTTAGACTCTAATCTGAATCGAAAATAGATGAGAATGAGTGTTGGTATGAATTTAGTTGCTTCAAAAAGGTGAGATGGAGCGTAAAACGCACTCACCAGAAAACCATTGATTTTGAATCACTCGGACATAAAAGGAATTGCTATTCCGCTGATTTTGACCTAGGAACATAAATGTTTAGACTTTTATTGGTCAAAGTTATGAATAGGGCTATTAGCCACTTGAAATTGTGATTTAGCAAAGTTCACAAATGATATTTGAGTTTTTTACATGGTTTACTTTTGGTGGAAAAAGCTAGATGACATTTCAAGTAGATGGAGTGTtcaattcaaaagaaaataagagTGGGATGGAGCGTAAAACGCACCCAAAACGCACCCACTAAAGAGATGGAGCGTAAAACGCactcaaagaaaaaaataaagcaatCAACTTTCTTCATGCTCCTACTTATAATTATTCGATTTTGGTTCGTATTTTAGTCCATTAGATTTGCTTAGTTTAATCATTTGAATAAATGAAGGTTTGAGATTGGACTTGAGTTTCTTGGGTCATATAATCATCGTATGTAGTGAATGATTTTCGTTCAAAATTTGGTTGGTGTTGATTAACTTTTCTTTAAGTGATTTTTGATTACTAAATCTCTTGATATGATTCATGGGTGTATTGATGCATTATAATACGGGCTGAATTCAGTTTGCTTGAAGACAAGCAAAAGCTCAAGTGTGGGGGAATTTGATAAACCATAGTTTTACGTATTTTGTTGAGAATATTGTGATTTAATTGTTATGAGATTATGTAAATTATGGTTTGATTATTGCCCTGATTCGTGGAATTTGCTAACTTTCTTTAGGATTAAGCAAATGCGTAATAAAGAGCCGAATGGACCGAAGATTGCAACAAAATTTGCTATTTCGGAGTCGACCTTATCTTCAGCCGGACCTGCCCAGTAGAAAAGGTTGGAGGTAAGGTCAACGACCTTACCTCTGGCCGGACCTGCCCAGTAGAAAAGGCTGGAGGTAAGGTCCACCTTCTGCCAGCATTTTTTAGTCAACCGGACCTCCGGCTTTACCTACCCAGTAGAACCAGTCAGTAGGTCCGGTCAAGAGCGAAAATCAGTccgttttttaaagtttttttccTTTAAACTTGGGAACTATAAAAGGTAATAAGAAGAGCTGACCGAGGGTTCGATTTTTACACAACTCAGAGACCTTTCAGCAGCTACAAGGAGGAAAAGACCGAATTGAAGATTGAAACAAGGATTCTTGAAGATTGAAGGAAGAAATCAACTGACAATTGATCTAACCtgaaatttaaagagtttttccTTATTCTCTTCTCAATGAACTCTTTTAATTCTGTTTTTACTTTTCAATCTCAgattatgtgtagctaaacttttacattaAAGTTAGGGATGTAGTTTAATTGTGGGATTCATTGTTATTTTATGGATTGAAGTTTTATATTAGCAAGAGATTGTTTCATATCGTgttttagtaattaattctCGTGTTCATCgttgtttgattgtttggcCATCAATTGAAGTTTATCTAGAATTTATGTGAAGTATTGAGAGATGAAACATCAATTCTGATCTAGAATTAATTCGCATAACTATCGTAGGATAGAGATATACCTACGGATTTGTGTATGACATATAGGTTGTAATCCTTCATCATTCGATTAAATTAGAGTTTGGATTGAGAAATTGAACTCACTTTAATTGAATAGGCTTTCTTGATTTGAGAGAATACTAAAGCACTTTTGAATATCGTCATTGAATCACATCAATTCCATAGATGACAATGTATCTTATGATTAAGTGAAATCCCGAAACTCTAGTGTTCTTCGCCATTTATTTATCTTCACATCTTAATTTCTGTCGTTctatttactttaattaattagcttaaacaaattcaattcaaatttataattctcttagttataattaatacaaataataGTTGATTCGTTATCTCTTTGGATACGACCTTATTTGCTACGATTACATTATATATACTTGCAGGAGTTGCATTTTTAACTATCATAAGGCTTTTTCACTCTTGTACtacatagttttttttttattgaagatTGTGTTTTAAATGCTTTGTTTACTGAATAGGTTTTGTAAAAGCTTAATCAATTTCTCACTGATCCTTTGATCGGTAGTATAAAAGCTTAATCAATTTTTCATATTTGCACATCTAAAGATCTCAAAATTAGTGTATCTGCAGTTGGTGCCCTTTAAAATCTTTTACTATCCCAAATCCCTGATGCGATGCTATAAAGTTGTTTACAGCCCAACTTGTTTCTGTAGgattaaaatgatataatatttgtgataaatttaacaATTTCAGTTGCACCTCATCCCGTATTCATTTCCTTAGTGTGATTTGTTTttctgatatttttataatgtgTCAAACCAATCTATAAGATTCTATAAATGGAAGAAATGTTCTAccaaaatttaaaagcaaattaaTTTACAGATATTTTGTTAAATCAAAAGgctatatattaatataagaGTTAATGTTACCatatatcattaatattttGGTCTAATGCCTCGAAAAAATTCgactttttaatcttttttcgaTCCTATTCTGATGTTGGAAACTGGTTAAtgttaccctattttgtatttttatgtttcaattatactccgaaatataaaattgacgttttcttttgtttggaaaaattaaaaaacgttcTTCATGTCTAGCATACATTAATTGTATATgctgaaaatttatttagaattagttaaattaattaaaaaattaaattagttttaatctgattatggtttttagttagttttaaaaataaaagacttatttgtaattatttgagtagaaataaatttaattttatctttaaacttagttaattaaataatttcatcatttaaataaaaatttatgaaaaattaaaaaaaaataggataCAATAGAAAcgagaaaatgcaaaatagggtaaaattgaccagttttcaacgtcagggtagaattaaaaaagggctaaaaggtcggagtGTTTTGAGGtattaagtttaatatttttggtgtttttttctttcaatttaagTGTAATCTATAAAACGTCTCATCCTGCATCCGCACATTCCCAATCTTTTCATGTTGTAGCTGATTTCTGGCTATTAATCACCTGTGACCCCCTAACCTTTGAGAGTGTGTACacaaaaccccctgatgtttaaaaacgggaaCAAAACCCTCTGATATTTGTGTGGCGCGCACAAAACTCCCTAAACtccaaatatgaccaaaatactcCTGACGCCGTCTTTTTCAGTCAGctgttagtttttaaaaaaaattgacggcgCCACATCAGCTGACACGTCAgaaaaataccttaaaaattcaaaacacccaaaatatccctaatttaatttagaaaaaaagacaaaatgaGAACAAATCAACCCAATCTAATCTAAACCATTTGATTAACCACAACAACCAGCCCAACCACCATCCCAACCCAACCACCGCCGGAAATTTTTTTCAGTCATCTTCTCCAAATGaatgatgaccggaaaattatCCGGTCATCCCTAAGTTGCGGGTTTGTTCTTGAAACATTTTGTATTCACTCTCAGCATCAAAATCTAGTGTTAAGAGATCACCTGCAGAAGTGAAAGTTCTTTGAATATTTTCATGAACAGCAAACACAGCTTCTTCAAGTAATTTCTTGGAACAATTACATTCTGCCCTTCCTGAACAGAATCCCAGTAAACTTCAAGACCTTATCTGAGAAAAGAACCGACACTAAGCTTATTATTAGCATTAATCTATGAAGCTACTACCTTAAAGAAATCAATTAGTTCATGATTTTCACTAGATTGAACAAATTTACCTTGAGCAAAATCCATGAGATTCTTGAAAAGATTCAAAATGGAGTCACCAAGAGACGGGTTAAGCTCGAACCCACCTTCAGCTACGGTTCTTGATTCCTCTAAAAACCCATCCATACACTCCCACGGCTGGTCAGACTCTAAATAATTGATTTCATTAGCAATTTTATGAACTGGATTGTCGCCAATGCCGTGGATCCACGTAGCGCCCATCTCTGTTCTGTCGCCGCCGAATTCCGACGTGTTGATTCTGTCGGCgaggatctgttccaagaacaaaCCCATAGCTTGgggatgaccggaaaattttccggtcatctttcaatcggagaagatgattggaaaattttccggcggtggttggATGGGGATGGTTTGGATTTGAACGGGAATTGGATTTTGGATTgagttttttgatttaatcagatattatatttaagggTAGTCtgggtatttttaaatttttgttttttgatgacgtgtcaactgATACATGgtgctgtcaatttttttagacAGCCGCCAAAAAAAAACGGCGCCATAGGTATTTTCGTTCATAAGGGTCGTGAAAACCGCCGCCACAAAATCAGGAGGTTTTTGTGCccgtttttaattattaggggATTTTATACTCCTACATGGGTGATTAATAGCCCTGATTTCTGGCAATTCGACTCCTACATGGCCAAATAGAGCGCTGAACTAAAACTTGAAAAGATTGAAAAATACCGAAAAAGTGGGGATGCTGAGACATTTTGTAGACCGTGTTTGATGAATATCATCATAATATAGAAATCCTTATACAATAGTTGGACAAATTGCTTTGCTAAATTTGTAGTGGACATAATGAAAGAAAATCGGTTAGCATATGATGATCTTTTTGTGGTTGAACCGATCGGCACATCTGGAGATTTGATCAATGTTGGGGTTCAGTGGAAGAAATTCAGGATATTGTTATGTCTGCTTGGAAGTTGGATGTTCCAGGAACTGCAAATAGCAAATTCACAGATTCAAACAAATATGCAATGGCCGTATATTAAGGGTTTAGAAGCAAAACTTGTTCAAGCTCGGATTCAGGAGGAAGCATACTGGGCTCAAAAATCAAGAATATCATGGCTTACATGGGGAGATCAGAATACAAGTTTTTTCCATTCAAAAACTAAACAACGTCGCAGCCGTAATATAATTTCAGCATTACAAGATGCAGCAGGTCATTGGCATACAAAGGAATCGGAGCTGGCTACGCTTATTACCAAATATTTTGAGGATCTCTATCAGACGTCCTTTCCTTCGAACATAGAACAGGTTCTTTCATCATTTCCTTCTCAAGTTACTTCTAATATGAATAGATCCTTGATTGCTCCTATTGAGATATTGGAAATTAAAAATGTTGTTTTTTCATTACATCCATACAAATCCCCGGGATCAGATGGTTTCACTGCATTTTTCTATCAACGTTACTGGGATATTGTTGGGCCTTCTATTACTTCGGCAGTTCAGGATTTCTTCAATTCTGGAAGGTTATTAAAGAGTTTCAATCATACATCTATCACTCTTATACCAAAAATCCCTACTCCTCTTTGTGTTTCTGATTTACGACCTATT
This window of the Mercurialis annua linkage group LG5, ddMerAnnu1.2, whole genome shotgun sequence genome carries:
- the LOC126681965 gene encoding uncharacterized protein LOC126681965 yields the protein MDAKIDQLAQSTEREQGKLPSNTENNPREGVMAISLRSGTQVGDGSKGRKVIEIVDDGDNKEESEHNAKQGNDLDKEVVADPSALAKMPSYAKFLKELVSNKSKLEEYATVALTEECSAILQKKLPHKLKDPWSFSIPCVISDTTISKCLCDLGASVNIMPASLYKKLGIKEMKPTTVSLQLVDRLIKYHLGIVEDLFVQVGKMGSEKEEFNILKAMKHPSFDDSCFNVDIIDHVVSHIVEQESFKEPLEAYQ
- the LOC126682938 gene encoding probable polyamine oxidase 5, coding for MTGKFSGHPQAMGLFLEQILADRINTSEFGGDRTEMGATWIHGIGDNPVHKIANEINYLESDQPWECMDGFLEESRTVAEGGFELNPSLGDSILNLFKNLMDFAQDKVLKFTGILFRKGRM